Genomic DNA from Leptospiraceae bacterium:
AGAAGTTCTTGAAATATATCGGACTAAAAAAGCTAAACCGTAAGTTAGTTTAAATTTACTGATTTAAAAAAACTGGTTCTCGCTCCTAAAAAAATTTGTTTTATTTGACAGACTTTTTCTCGAAGTAAAATGGATTTGCCGTTCTTTTGATTTATTCTTTTGGACTTTTTACTTTAGAAAGAAACAATTTGTATTTGTATGACTGTTCACCGTTCTTGATGGATAAGTTGTATTAGCCTTACACGTTCTTTCGTAATAAAAAAATTGGAATATTCATTTTCAAAAAGTCTTTTTTTTACTTGCAGTTTATTGTACAAAGTTTACCAATAGTAAGCGCCCGAATTAGCTTGACTAAAAGAGTCTGTCGTATTAGTTTTTTCTTTATTGTCTAACTTTATCGAAGTAGTGCGAGTTAATCCGCATAACTTAGCGTGAGCCACTGCGAGAGTGAACGATGTTTTGGATTCTGTTCACTCTCTTGCTCCGAGACTGCTATACTGGACTTGTCAGACTCTTTTGTTCTATGAAGGATAACGCATATTACGCGCCACGAACTGATGTGTCACGTAATATGCATCGTGTAGGTAGTCTCGGAGACATGCCCCTCCCCTTGCCGCCGCACGTCGGCTACGCATAACGTTAGGTGAAAAACTGCGAAACAAAATTAATTGAAGGCATTTTAATTGTCTTTCTGAATGACAATTATGAATCAAATTCTTAAAATCTTAAAACTAGACAAAGAAGGACATATGACAACAAAAGAAAAATAATCAGAATCTTAATGGGAATTCTCATTGCAATTTCAGTCATTACATGTAAGAAAGAAACAAATTCAGAAACACAAACAAATACTATAAGCAGTGAATCTAAACCAGATACACAAACGACTAACTCGGATAATAAAACCTATAAGTACGTAATTGCGAAATCAGGTCTTAAACTAAGAGAAGCAACTGATACAAAAAGTAAAGTCCTTACAACGATTCCATTTAACACGCAAGTCGAAGTAATCGGCGAACAAGAAGGAGAAGAAGTGACCAAAGGAAAATCAAATCTTTGGTTTCAAATCAGTTACGATGGAATAGAAGGATTTGCCTACGGAGAATTTTTGAGTGACTTCTCCAATCTAGTAAAAATTCCAGATTACTTAATTGGAGAATATTTAGAAACAACTCCAAAGGATACTTCGTGTCGATCAGATATGTCATCGACTTTATATATCCGAGAAGGGATTATAATTTGTGTATTAGGAGAAACGGGACAAGTATTAAGTACATGCATACCAGAAAAAATTGTCGAAGAGAGTTCAAAAGTGAAAATGAATTGTTTAAAAAATCCGAATGAAACCACGGTGAAGAAATTATTAGGTTCTCCCATTGCTGGCGTTGACTTACAATTCTTACCAGTTCCTAATGAATATATACTTGAAATTAAATCACCGTCTTTACTTAAAGCCTCATGCCATTCTAATGGTTCGGTAGATTTTCTCAGTAAAGTAGAATATTTAAAATTGCCACTTTGCCAGAATTACAATGATTTTATTCCTTAAAATTCTTCCTTTTGGTATAAAAAAAATCAACAAATGTTATTGAATAATCAAATTTAAGTCTGTATATAAATAAATTCCGCTATTTTTCATAAAAGGGTATTCCCAAAAAAAGAGTATTCAAAATTAAATCGGAATTTACTTTTGGGAATTGGTATATAGCTAAGATGAAAGGAGAAACGAGAATGCAATTTACGACAAAAGAAAAAACAATCACAATCTTAATGGGAATCCTCATTGCAATTTCAGTCATTACATGTAAGAAAGAAACAAATTCAGAAACACAAACAAATACTATAAGCAGTGAATCTAAACCAGATACACAAACGACTAACTCGGATACTAAAACCTATAAGTATGTAATTGCGAAATCAGGTCTTAAACTGAGGGAAGCAACTGATACAAAAAGTAAAGTACTCACAACGATTCCATTTAATACGCAAGTGGAAGTAATTGGCGAACAAGAAGGAGAAGAAGTAACTAAAGGAAAACCAACTACTTGGTTTCAAATTACCAACGAAGGAATGGAAGGATTTGCCTATGGTGGATTTTTTAAGTGACCTGCCAGATTTTCCTTTATTACCAGAACAATTTGAATCTATAAATTTTAAAACTACATATTATAATGGAAATCAAAATACTAAAATTCTAATTCACTCAGACAAA
This window encodes:
- a CDS encoding SH3 domain-containing protein, encoding MGILIAISVITCKKETNSETQTNTISSESKPDTQTTNSDNKTYKYVIAKSGLKLREATDTKSKVLTTIPFNTQVEVIGEQEGEEVTKGKSNLWFQISYDGIEGFAYGEFLSDFSNLVKIPDYLIGEYLETTPKDTSCRSDMSSTLYIREGIIICVLGETGQVLSTCIPEKIVEESSKVKMNCLKNPNETTVKKLLGSPIAGVDLQFLPVPNEYILEIKSPSLLKASCHSNGSVDFLSKVEYLKLPLCQNYNDFIP
- a CDS encoding SH3 domain-containing protein, with product MQFTTKEKTITILMGILIAISVITCKKETNSETQTNTISSESKPDTQTTNSDTKTYKYVIAKSGLKLREATDTKSKVLTTIPFNTQVEVIGEQEGEEVTKGKPTTWFQITNEGMEGFAYGGFFK